Proteins encoded in a region of the Labrus mixtus chromosome 19, fLabMix1.1, whole genome shotgun sequence genome:
- the mc4r gene encoding melanocortin receptor 4 yields MQIMNTSDFHGLIQGYLNRSLTSGTLTLNKDSPPEDKDSSAGCYEQLLISTEVFLTLGIISLLENIMVVAAIVKNKNLHSPMYFFICSLAVADMLVSASNASETIVIALINGGNLTIPVTLIKSMDNVFDSMICSSLLASICSLLAIAIDRYITIFYALRYHNIVTLRRATLVISSIWTCCIVSGILFIIYSESTTVLICLITMFFTMLVLMASLYVHMFLLARLHMKRIAALPGNAPIHQRANMKGAITLTILLGVFVVCWAPFFLHLILMISCPKNPYCTCFMSHFNMYLILIMCNSVIDPIIYAFRSQEMRKTFKEIFCCSHALLCV; encoded by the coding sequence atgcaaatcaTGAACACCTCTGACTTTCATGGATTGATCCAAGGCTACCTGAACCGGAGCCTCACCTCTGGGACTCTAACGCTCAACAAAGACTCGCCACCGGAGGATAAAGACTCGTCTGCTGGATGTTACGAACAGCTGCTGATTTCCACCGAGGTTTTCCTCACTCTGGGAATCATCAGCCTGCTGGAGAACATCATGGTCGTCGCTGCCATAGTCAAAAACAAGAACCTGCACTCACCTATGTACTTCTTTATCTGCAGCCTCGCCGTTGCTGACATGCTTGTGAGTGCGTCCAACGCCTCGGAGACGATCGTGATCGCGCTCATAAACGGCGGCAACCTGACGATCCCCGTGACGCTGATCAAAAGCATGGACAACGTGTTTGACTCCATGATCTGCAGCTCTCTGTTAGCATCGATTTGCAGCCTGCTAGCCATTGCCATAGATCGTTACATCACTATTTTCTACGCACTCCGGTATCACAACATTGTCACGCTGCGGCGAGCGACCCTGGTCATCAGCAGCATTTGGACGTGCTGCATCGTCTCCGGCATCCTCTTCATCATCTACTCGGAGAGCACCACCGTGCTCATCTGCCTCATCACCATGTTTTTCACCATGCTGGTGCTCATGGCGTCGCTCTACGTCCACATGTTCCTGCTGGCGCGTCTCCACATGAAGCGCATCGCGGCGCTCCCGGGGAACGCGCCGATCCACCAGCGGGCCAACATGAAGGGCGCCATCACCCTCACCATCCTCCTCGGGGTGTTCGTGGTGTGCTGGGCGCCCTTTTTCCTCCACCTCATCCTCATGATCTCCTGCCCGAAGAACCCCTACTGCACCTGCTTCATGTCCCACTTCAACATGTACCTCATCCTCATCATGTGCAACTCGGTCATCGACCCCATCATCTACGCCTTTCGCAGCCAGGAGATGAGGAAGACCTTCAAGGAGATTTTCTGCTGCTCGCACgcgctcctgtgtgtgtga